CGAGCACGACCACCTGACCCGGCCGCAGCACGGGCACCAGCGCCTCGCGCACGACCGCGAGGAAGCGGGCCCTCGTCGTCCCCCCGCCGACCCGGCGGTCGAGCACGAGGAGGCCGTCGAGGGTCATCGTCCCCGTCAGCGTCGTGTTCTTCCCCCAGCCGCCCGGTGCGTAGCCGACCACGCGCGTCCCGCGTCGGGAGCGGCCGTGTTGCCGAGCCATCGCGACGTGCGAACCGGTCTCGTCGAGAAACACGAGCCGCCGCGCGTCGAGCGAGGGCCGACGGGCTGCGAACGCCTCACGTCCCTCGACCACGGCCGGGCGGACTCGCTGGTCGGCCCGGAGCGTCTTCTTTGAGCGTCACCCGGCCGCGACGAGGACCCCGTTGACCGTCGAGCGGGTGACTTCGACGCCGCACTCGGCCGCGGGCCGCTCCTGAAGTTCCTCGCGGGTGGCGTCGGACCCGTCGACCCGGGCCACGAGCGCGGCGCGGTCATCGTCGGACAGCTTGGCTGGTGCCCCACCCCAGTGGCCGACGGGCCCGGCCGTGCCGTGGGCGCGCCAGCGGTGGGAGCGCACGGCGGCACACGGGATCCAATCTGGGCAGTCTCTACCCATGCCGACTACGGGGCAGTGGGCCTAGCGTGGGGGCAGCCCCGACGAACTGCCATCAGAACTCGTGTGGTCGCACGATGAGATCGCCCGGATCAGCCGGGAGCTTACGCGTCCAGCCACCCCCACCCCTCATGCACCGTACGTCGCGCCTCCTTCCCGCCCTTGTCCTCGCCGCCCTGCTGGCAGTCGTCGCCAACGCTCAGACGGCAGGCGACTGCGCCCTCGGCTCGGCCGACGCCACTCTTGACATTGGTGGCGTCCATGCGGCCCTCTACAACACGGGAGGCCTCTTTTGGCGAGATGCCGGCTATCAATACGAGGTCCCGGCCGGCAGCGGGATACATGCGATCTTCGCCTCCGGGCTCTGGATCGGCGGGCTCTATGACGGGAACGAAAACGACCTGCGGTTTGCTGGCGCCACCTACTCCGACAATGAGTTCTGGCCCGGCCCGCTCGGCGCGGACGCTGACATCAGCCCTAGCGATTGCGCTGCGTTCGACCGGTTCTGGACGGTCAACCGTCAGGACATCGTCGACTACAGGACGAGCGGCACCGCCACGCATGATCTCGTGACTTGGCCCATCGCGCAGGGCGCCCCGTTCTATGTCGACGCGAACGGAAATGACCAGCGCGACCCGAACGAACCGCGAGTCGAGCTTGACGTCGATGACCCGGGATACAGCAAGGCGATCGGGGGAGGCCGTCATATCGACCTTGAGGCCGGCGAGCGGCCGGACATCGTCGGCGACCAGGGGGTCTGGTGGGTCATGAATGATGCCGGCAACGCCCACGATTGGAGTGGCAAGACGCCGCTCGGGGTCGAGGTGCGTGTGCTGGCCTACACCTTCGACAGCTCCTCGCCGGACCTCACGACTCATACCTTCTACGAGTACACGGTCGTCAATCGGAGCGACACGCCGATCACCGAGACCCGAATCGGTATGTGGGTTGATCCTGACATCGGTAACCCCTCCGACGACTACGTCACCTCCGACCCCACGCGCGGGATGCTCATCGCCTACAATGGCGACGAGGACGACGAGTATTCGTCTGGCTACGGCGAAGACCCGCCCGCGCTTGGGATCGACATTCTCAGTGGCGCCGGCGCCGCCATGGGGTTAAATGGGGCAAGCCTAGCGGGGGCGCAAGACCGCGGCCGCGCGTCGTACCGCCTCATGCAGGGCCTCTGGACGGACGGGACCCCGATGACAACCGGCGGCGACGGCTACAACCCTGGGAGCACTGACGTCACCTCGTGGATCTTCAATGGGGACCCCGTGACGTACTCGTTCTGGACCCAGGAGAACGTCGACGGCGAGGGCACCCGGGTCGAGCCGGGCGACCGCAGTGGTACGATCTCGACAGGCCCGCTGGTGCTCGCGCCAGGAGAGCCGGTTCGGTTCGACATCGCCATCCTGTTTGCCGGCGCCGGCCCGGCCGGGACCCGGTTGGCCTCGGTCCAGCGGCTCCGCGACATCAGCGACGCCGTCCAGGCGGCATATGACGCGGGCGGAGCGCGGGCGATCTCGGAGGCCCAGATCAACTACACCCCACCACCGGCCGTGCCCTCGGCCGCTCCCACGCTCCTCGCCCCGGCTGACGGCGCCGAATTCAACGACGACACGCCCGCCTCGGTCACCTTCGAGTGGACCGCCGCAGAAGGCGCCGACGCCTATCGTCTCACCTTCCCTTCTGGCGACTTCCACACGACCGGGACGTCTCTCACGATCGCAGCCGAGGACCTGCCGGACGGCCTTCCCGTTACCTCGTGGTCGGTCATGCCGCTGAACTGGGGCGGCGAGGGCCCTGAGTCCGAGGTCCGCGAGTTCTCGTACCTGACGTATCGGCCGGACGTGCTCGCCCTCGCCAGCGGCGCCCCCGCATTCGTAGAGGTCACCGGCCCCGGGGGGGTGGATCCCTGTGGCGCAGACGCCGCTTCGACGGGCGGCTGCGACGAGGTCGGTGGAAACGCCATCTACTCGTCGTACAACGGGACGGCCGACTACGTCGGTTACCACGTCGGCGATGGCCCCGAGGCCAGCCTCGGTGCGTTCGCCCCGAAGGACTACGAGATCCGGTTCACCGACGAGGGATCGTACGCGTACTACGGGTTCACGTCAGGCATTGCGATCGCGGTCCCGTTCGAGGTCTGGGACATCGGCCTCACGCCCCCGGGCGCAGACAACGACCCGTCCGACGACGTCCAGATGATCCCCCTCCTCTACGCCGACGGCGGCGTCGAGTGCGAGTTCGGGTACTTCGGGCCGACCCAGTTCGGGCTCGGCAACATCACGCAGCGGATCTACGCCTACTACCCGACGACGTCGTACGGCGACTGGGAGTCGGCGATCGAGCCGCTCGTGAGCGCGGACCCGAATGGGTGCCCGACGGACCCCGCCACAGCGGGCCCAGCTGGGCTCATCGACTTCGACCGCGGACGGCCGCTCCAGCGCTTCGTGATGGAGCAGACGGGCGTGGGGATCGACGAGCTCACGGGCACCGTCATCCGGTTCTACACCACCGATCCTGTCGTGGTCCCCGTCGAGCGCGGCCCAAACGCCATGGGCCTTTCTCTTGCAGTCCACCCAAACCCGATCAGCAGGGCGGCCTCGGTCCCGTTCGGGCTGGCGGCGCCCGGCGACGTCAGGCTCCGCGTGGTCGACGTGCTCGGCCGCGAGGTTGCCGTACTCGCTGACGGGGCCCACGCGGCCGGCGAGCACCGCGCAGCGCTGGACGCGTCGCGGCTGGCAACTGGCGTCTACGTCGTCGTGCTCGACGCCGACGGGCGTCGAGCGACCCGAACGATCACGGTCGTGCGGTAGCCTTTCCCGCTTCTGTGTCTCTTCGAAGCGAGCGGGACACTCCCGCGCCCCGCTCGGAATGGCCGAGCGGGGCGCGCTGCGTCTGTGACAGGTCTCGCGACAACGTCGCGTACCCTGGACGCACTCTCCTCGACCCATGCGCCCTTTCCTGCTCCTCCTCGCCCTCTCCCTTCTTCCCGTCGCAGACGGA
This sequence is a window from Rubrivirga marina. Protein-coding genes within it:
- a CDS encoding transposase — protein: MVEGREAFAARRPSLDARRLVFLDETGSHVAMARQHGRSRRGTRVVGYAPGGWGKNTTLTGTMTLDGLLVLDRRVGGGTTRARFLAVVREALVPVLRPGQVVVLDPLSVHRPEVRVGIEAAGRQVLSVPPSSPEYNTIEELGSKLTSHLRGLAARTEEVSDTAITEAAATVTASDAANWIRGGRTSASAAPRGDRGGEGGASTAS
- a CDS encoding helix-turn-helix domain-containing protein, with product MRSHRWRAHGTAGPVGHWGGAPAKLSDDDRAALVARVDGSDATREELQERPAAECGVEVTRSTVNGVLVAAG